The genome window GGCTTCCTCGGGCACGACGATCTCGTAACGTCCACTGTCGAGCAGCGCGCACAGCCGTGCCAGGCCGGGTTCGGTGAGGCAGTACGCGAACAGCGCCCGACGCTCGACGGGCACCCCCGCCAGGGACGCAGCCTCGCGCTCATACGGTTGGAGCGGGCCCTCGGCGCTCGCCGCGGAGGTGGCGAACCCGCCTCGTACGACTTCCGGGGTCACCCAGGCGGGCAGCCCAGCCACCGGGGTGCGCGAGCCGATGGTCAGGCGGCCGTCGGCCATACCGGAGAGCACGGCCTGCCAACGGTCGACGCGGCTCGCGGCGCGGCCCCGGGTGTCGGCTTCACCATGGGTCAGCCGGGTCAGGAAGGCCTGGGCCTGCATGGCCTGGGGATACGTCATGGAGTCTCTGGACCCTGCGGAATGCTGCTGCTCAGCGTCGTCGCTCATAAGCCGACGTGGCAGGTTCCGCCCCTGCGCCCTCCGGGTCCGGAGCCCGGTGCTCTGCTACTGAGCTACACGCCGTTGAACGTGAGGCTAGACGTCTGTCCGAAGTCCGTGCAAGCGCATTGTCCGAGCGAACCGCCTTCGGTAGCCGGTAGCTGTTGCTTGTTGACAACGGGACACCGTCGCAGGGGAACCTTCGACGGGTCGGTCGCCGCGGTTGCGGCCCGCCCGCACCAGGCCCTGTTCGTCGAAGCGATCGGTGAAGATGATGACACCGTGGATCAGTTCCACCTTCCGCGCGCCTGTGGGCCATCGGCTGAGCAACGCTTCCGCGGTCATGGGCGCCGTCGGCGGCGGTGTGGCCGCCGAAGTAGCAGGAGCAGGTGTGTCCCCACTGGTCGGGGGCGTACGGTTCAGCGCAGTGGCGGAACCGGTGGGGCATGCGCGCGTGTGGGTCTCATCGCGGGTGGCACAGTTGCTGCAGGAGCTGGTCGTGACAGAGGGCACAAGGGTGGTCGGAGCGGGTCGATTTTCCACCTGTTGCTGTCGTCCCAGCACTGGACACGGGAGAAGGCGGTGACGGTGTGGAAGAGAGTGATATGTCGTAGCGCGGTGCTTCCCGCCGCGGCCCGCCTGGACCCCTGCTCGGCACTCGGCCCCGTGACGTCGGCCGGCCCGGGCTCAACTCGCGGGTGCAGCGTCCCGGCCAGGCAGGGCGTCAGTGGGCCACGTTCCCCGCATCGATCGGGTGATCTGACCGAGTGGAAGGATTGCTGCCTGTACGGCTGTAAATGATCAGCAGGACTTCAACTGTCAGGGCGTCTGGATCGTCAGCGAGGCGGTGTTGGTCATGGCCAGTGCGGTCATTCCCGGCCCGCGCGTGGAGTAGAGATCTGCTGCCGCCCACTCCCTCTTCGGGGGACAGCTGTCTGGGGCGGGCGGCCTCGCAAGCCCCGGGAAGCCTGCGGCGGCGGGCGGCCCGTCAATTGCTGGATCAGCAAGCCTCTCTTGCTCGCGTGAGCATGGGCGCCGCTGCCGGCGGCAGGTGCTCTGGCGGGGGCAGGCTCCAGAACGCACGGAACCCGCCCAGCGATTGTCGCGGGGCGGGTGCCGTGCAGGTGCAAGCAGCTCAGGCCGGGGTGATGTTCTCCGCCTGCGGGCCCTTCTGGCCCTGGGTGACGTCGAAGTTCACCTTCTGGCCTTCCTGGAGCTCACGGAAGCCGGAGCTGGCAATGTTGGAGTAGTGAGCGAAGACGTCGGGGCCGCCGCCGTCCTGCTCGATGAAGCCGAAGCCCTTTTCCGAGTTGAACCACTTGACGGTTCCGCTGGCCATTTTGCCCTCCAAGGGGACTGGTAGTCGGCTCCCGCACCGTGCGGGGACCGGAGGTGATCGCCTTGGTCCTCAGAGACGTTGAACAGCAGAAACGCCCGTGGGAACGTTCACGGGCGACCAGTACTTCGGAACCATGACAGCTGCCCCTGACGGTACACCGGTAGCTCCGCCTTCATCGCGGGAACGCGTGAGGAGAATCCCAAGCCGTCACTTCCCGGGCCCCGGTGCCTCGCCGCATGGGACGGCCAGCAGCGCGTCGGCCGGTTCGAACCGACCAGTCAGGTCTGCTCGGAGTGCGGGCCCAGGACCGTCCCCAAGCCCCCGGCACATCCGTTTTCCGCCGGACGCTCTCCAGCCCGGACTTTCAACAGCTCCTCGGTGCCACGGGCGCCGGCGTCGATCAGATCCAGTGCAGCACGGACGGCGTCACCCTCCTCAACCGTTCCATCGCCCGTGCTTCCTCCGCCGAGCGGCATCCCGGCCACTGCGACGACCAGAACGTCGACGAATTCCGCGGAGAGCTCCTGGCGGGCCGATACGAGCCCCTGGACCTGCTAGGGCCGGTCCTGACCGTGGACACCACCCGCTTCGACGACGTCGACATCGACGCACTGGCCACTCAGGTGTCCGCTCTGCTCCCCTGACGGGCCATCACCCGTCAGAATGACCGGCCGGGTTCGCGGCGTCTCTTTCCGCGAAGGGATCCCTCGTGCACGCCCTACGTCTGCGAGCCCCGAACGTTCGAGAAGCATGTTCGCCACGACGTCGTGGTGACGGGCTCGGGGACGGCGACCGTGCGGGAGGTGGCCAGGCTCTCCAGCCATCGCATCTCGCTGAACTGCCGGTGGGCAGGGCGGCCGTCGCGGACGGACAGCCGGGCCACGAAAGAGCTGCGGCCAGGCGGTGTGACGCGCCAGACGGCGTTGTCCTCGTACCGCTGGACCTCCATCCGTACGGCCGCGCCGTCGAGTCCGTGTACTCGCTCAACGAAACCCGGGTCAGTGATTCGAGCAGATCGAGCTGCGCGGCATGGGGGAGACAGAAGAACGACGGCACGGCGGGCACAGGCCTTCTCGGTGGTCGGGGCGGCGGGTGTCAACCGTGACCGCAAGCCGGTCAGGGCAGCTGACTGTGTTGCGCGTTCTCGTATGGCCGAGCTGACGCTGCACCGGACGGAGACGATGCTGTTCACTGGTCGGGAGCATGCCGACGGCGGTGAGCACGCACCGCCTTGCTGCGCCTGACATCCCCGGGGTACTCCCAGCCGGACTCGATCCGCTCCAGCAGGACCGGCGGGGCGGTGTGCACGACGAGGTGGTGGAGAAGGGTGCCGTTCTGGTGCAGCGGGGTGAACATCTCGGCCGCGGACGCGGGGTTGAGGGCTGTCATGGGCACGGTGACGGGCACACCGGTATGCCGGGCCAGGCCGGTGACCGGCCCGGTGGTCAGGGTCCGCCGGAGCGGCAGTTCCTGGTAGTCCCGCGGGCGAAGAGCGTGACCGGCGAGTGCGGTCCGCGGAACACCGCCGACGGCCTCCGGTTCGGCGATGACCGTGCCGGGCATCGCCTCGCGCAGGTTGACGGCGAGGGCCCTCTTGCCGCCGCCGAAGGGGCCGTTGAGCCAGATGATCACGTGCCCTCCACAGTTGCGGCGGGTGTCCCGCCGTGCTCAACGGGCGCCCGGAGAAGCACGTCACGGCCTGGCCACTGGAACACCATGCGTGACAACGGTCTGTCCACTACGTCCCCGGCGGGCAGCAGGCGATCGGGCGTTCCGGCCGGGTGCACGGTCAGGCCCGGGTCGTCGCCGTCGCGTACGTCACGGTCCCAGGCCCGCACCGTGGCCGCCAACTGCTGGGCAAGCTGCGGCCCTTGCGCACCGAAGGCATGGACAACCCACTCCCATTCCCTGTCGGCCGGGCTGTCGCCGTGCCGGGTCTGGACGTGGACGAGGTAGGCCAGTGCGGCGTTGCCGAGGATCGCAGGGGCGTCGCCGTCCTTCGCGATCAGGGTGACGCCGGTGCCCTTCTCCCGGTGGGCGGACAGGCGGCAGAAGCCGGGCAGGGTCGTGGCCGCGTAGAGCTGGAGCGAGCCGAAGTAGAAGCCGCTGCCCATCTTCACGCCGGTGGCGATTTCGTGACGCGGTCCGCGCAGCGCCTCCTCCAACCCCTCTGTGAGGGCGGGGTCGCCGTCCTCGAACCGGAGCCGCAGCTCACCGCCGAGGAGGTCGACGACCGGGATGGTCCGTGCGTGCTCGCCCTGGGCGCGGATGAACCCGCAGTGCGTGAACCTCTCCGCGTGCAGGACATCCCCGGCGCGCCGGAACGTGATGGCCCGGGTATAGCCGCCGATCTCAAGCGGCAGGACCAGGCGTCCGCCCTCGGCGAGCTGCTCGCGCCAGGCCGGCGCGATGTCCCATACGTTATAGGTGATCATGGTTGCGTCGAACCCGCTCCGGGGGACGAGGTGTGCGGGCGCGCCGAGGGCGGCGTCGCCGTGGAAGGCGGTCACGTCTCCGCTGCCGGCCTCCGTGGTGAGCCTGCGGGTGCGGTGCACGATATACGGGTCGATGTCTCCGGTGACGACCCGTCCGTTGGGGCCGACGACGTGGGAGAGGAGCGCGGCGTTGTAGCCGCCGGACCCGGCCTCGTGCACGACCGCGCCGGCCTCCAGCTGGAGGTTTTCGATCATGTCGGCCTGGAGCCAGGCCGCACTCACCGAACTCGTCGGCTTGCCCGTGCCGTCGAGGCGGGTGACGACGGCCTGGTCGTCGTACGCCGTCTTGAGGTCCCTCTCCGGCGCGTATCGGTGCCGGGGCACCGTGCGCAGCGCATCCTGAACCTTCTCGGAGGGTGCCCAGCCGCCGGTGACAACAGCCTTGGCCATCGCCT of Streptomyces sp. NBC_01363 contains these proteins:
- the fxlM gene encoding methyltransferase, FxLD system, whose amino-acid sequence is MEYVVREEWHKHYADGKNFRQLGEAERALLAEHTPVPDGGGRALDVGCGTGGLAVHLSCLGYLVDAVDFADSAIERARTEHAGVEGVRWLRLDIEREDLVELHQDGYDLITLRLAYPFLRDRNRALHALDGRLRPGGALVVITPTAERTPKERRDIALDEGEICLLTAGWRQAERLEADGLAVLVLRGPRNVGTTAVEKRPPTGHALTGALAVVTDEAGLVLLGRSTRGMWELPGGKTSGSEDFASAAVRELAEETGLTASVCDAYVVAMLADDSHGMPRLTAAVRITAWSGTLTNRETSLFERWEWHDLHGLAHAGNIFTPSALTLDAIWPGVIPGLPPVHTYPLAVAQPPVPGEPAEAVRRRQAMAKAVVTGGWAPSEKVQDALRTVPRHRYAPERDLKTAYDDQAVVTRLDGTGKPTSSVSAAWLQADMIENLQLEAGAVVHEAGSGGYNAALLSHVVGPNGRVVTGDIDPYIVHRTRRLTTEAGSGDVTAFHGDAALGAPAHLVPRSGFDATMITYNVWDIAPAWREQLAEGGRLVLPLEIGGYTRAITFRRAGDVLHAERFTHCGFIRAQGEHARTIPVVDLLGGELRLRFEDGDPALTEGLEEALRGPRHEIATGVKMGSGFYFGSLQLYAATTLPGFCRLSAHREKGTGVTLIAKDGDAPAILGNAALAYLVHVQTRHGDSPADREWEWVVHAFGAQGPQLAQQLAATVRAWDRDVRDGDDPGLTVHPAGTPDRLLPAGDVVDRPLSRMVFQWPGRDVLLRAPVEHGGTPAATVEGT
- a CDS encoding cold-shock protein; the encoded protein is MASGTVKWFNSEKGFGFIEQDGGGPDVFAHYSNIASSGFRELQEGQKVNFDVTQGQKGPQAENITPA
- a CDS encoding ATP/GTP-binding protein produces the protein MIIWLNGPFGGGKRALAVNLREAMPGTVIAEPEAVGGVPRTALAGHALRPRDYQELPLRRTLTTGPVTGLARHTGVPVTVPMTALNPASAAEMFTPLHQNGTLLHHLVVHTAPPVLLERIESGWEYPGDVRRSKAVRAHRRRHAPDQ